Proteins encoded within one genomic window of Streptomyces kaniharaensis:
- a CDS encoding ABC transporter permease: protein MSQAEALPVPGRRPQTAAGFLALFRNELHLTFRRMRTLVLLGILALLPVLIGVIIKVNTDGPHGGDGGPSFIAQTTQNGLFLVFTSLAVALPIFLPMTVGVVAGDSVAGEASTGTLRYLLVAPAGRTRLLAAKFTAGLAFCLAATAAVAVTALATGAALFPLGDVTLLSGDTVGLADALPRALLVAAMVALSLAGLVAIGLFISTLTGSGIAAMAATVVLVITVQILDGFPQLDAIRPFLFTHYWLSFANLLREPMYWDDVLKNLGLQAAYVAVFGSAAWARFASRDISA, encoded by the coding sequence ATGTCGCAGGCTGAGGCGCTGCCCGTGCCCGGGCGCCGGCCGCAGACGGCCGCCGGGTTCCTGGCACTGTTCCGCAACGAGTTGCACCTGACGTTCCGCCGGATGCGGACCCTGGTGCTGCTGGGGATCCTGGCGCTGCTGCCGGTCCTGATCGGCGTGATCATCAAGGTCAACACGGACGGCCCGCACGGTGGCGACGGCGGACCGAGCTTCATCGCGCAGACCACCCAGAACGGCCTGTTCCTGGTGTTCACCTCGCTCGCGGTGGCATTGCCGATCTTCCTGCCGATGACGGTCGGCGTGGTCGCCGGGGACTCGGTGGCGGGTGAGGCCTCCACCGGGACGCTGCGCTACCTGCTGGTCGCGCCGGCCGGGCGGACCAGGCTGCTGGCCGCCAAGTTCACCGCCGGGCTGGCGTTCTGCCTGGCCGCCACCGCGGCCGTCGCGGTGACCGCCCTCGCCACCGGGGCCGCGCTGTTCCCGCTCGGCGACGTCACCCTGCTCTCCGGCGACACCGTCGGCCTGGCCGACGCGCTGCCGCGGGCGCTGCTGGTGGCCGCGATGGTGGCGCTCTCGCTGGCCGGGCTGGTGGCGATCGGGCTGTTCATCTCGACGCTCACCGGCAGCGGCATCGCGGCGATGGCCGCGACGGTGGTGCTGGTGATCACCGTGCAGATCCTGGACGGCTTCCCGCAGCTGGACGCGATCCGGCCGTTCCTCTTCACCCACTACTGGCTCAGCTTCGCGAATCTGCTGCGCGAGCCGATGTACTGGGACGACGTGCTGAAGAACCTCGGCCTCCAGGCCGCCTACGTCGCCGTGTTCGGCTCGGCGGCCTGGGCGCGGTTCGCCAGCCGGGACATCAGCGCCTGA
- a CDS encoding ABC transporter ATP-binding protein has protein sequence MIRTRGLTKRFRGGQLAVDGLDLSVPRGSVFGFLGPNGSGKTTTIRMLMGLIAPTSGVATVLGESMPQSVATVLPRVGALIEGPALYGFLSGRDNLARFDAADPTADPRTRRRRVEEALERVGLTAAAGKKARAYSLGMKQRLGLASALLQPRELLVLDEPTNGLDPQGMREIRTLVREVAAEGTTVFLSSHLLDEIEHVCTHAAVMSRGRLVVQGTVAELAARAQGRLVVRTPDVARAAEVLAAHRVADVVRGEDRVDGELAEAGEASLPKLCAALVEAGVRVHGFGLERGTLEDAFVALTGEGFDVAG, from the coding sequence GTGATCCGCACGCGCGGCCTGACCAAGCGCTTCCGCGGCGGCCAGCTCGCCGTCGACGGCCTGGACCTCAGCGTCCCGCGCGGCTCGGTCTTCGGCTTCCTGGGCCCCAACGGCTCCGGCAAGACCACCACGATCCGGATGCTGATGGGCCTGATCGCCCCCACCTCGGGCGTGGCGACCGTCCTCGGTGAGTCGATGCCGCAGTCGGTCGCCACCGTGCTGCCCCGGGTCGGCGCCCTCATCGAGGGCCCCGCGCTGTACGGCTTCCTCTCCGGCCGCGACAACCTGGCCCGGTTCGACGCCGCCGACCCGACCGCCGACCCGCGCACCCGGCGCCGCCGGGTCGAGGAGGCGCTGGAGCGGGTCGGGCTGACCGCGGCGGCGGGCAAGAAGGCCCGCGCGTACTCGCTGGGCATGAAGCAGCGGCTCGGCCTGGCCTCGGCGCTGCTCCAGCCGCGCGAACTGCTGGTGCTGGACGAGCCGACCAACGGCCTGGACCCGCAGGGCATGCGCGAGATCCGGACGCTGGTGCGGGAGGTCGCGGCGGAGGGCACCACGGTGTTCCTCTCCTCGCACCTGCTCGACGAGATCGAGCACGTGTGCACCCACGCGGCGGTGATGTCCCGCGGCCGGCTGGTGGTGCAGGGCACCGTCGCCGAGCTGGCCGCCCGGGCGCAGGGCCGGCTGGTGGTCCGGACGCCCGATGTCGCGCGGGCCGCCGAGGTGCTGGCGGCCCACCGGGTCGCCGACGTCGTGCGCGGCGAGGACCGGGTGGACGGCGAGCTCGCCGAGGCGGGCGAGGCCTCGCTGCCGAAGCTGTGCGCGGCGCTGGTCGAGGCCGGCGTACGGGTGCACGGGTTCGGGCTGGAGCGGGGCACGTTGGAGGACGCCTTCGTGGCGCTGACCGGGGAGGGCTTCGATGTCGCAGGCTGA
- a CDS encoding LolA family protein yields the protein MTNDTAAEEKADGGVPYRSRRRTLMRAGVPLAVAAVIAAGVGLVPALAADAPPDLPALTAEQVVAKVLGSDAQALSGTVSLSTDLGVPSQLIGAAAGGLGAAAGHGSEDGKGSSADPQAKLLGLLGGDQTLRVAVDGPDRQRLDLLENMAGYTLVHNGDQAWAWDSSSNQAVHLTGQAARHNGAEHPKVPLTGVPATPQEAAKQFLTENAGTTSVTVAGTAKVAGQNAYLLSVKPTQSGSTVGEVRIAVAAGNGVPLSVVVRATDGGTVLDVHFTDVTFATPAATTFDFTVPKGAKVTEHKADEARGRENGPGGAKDGFKGGSKDGSKDGDVNVIGEGWTSVVAAHLPSGPAGAPQDGRHGGKGAFRDPQALVKSLGKPVAGGTLISTKVINVLATDDGRVFAGAVTLPVLQSAAGVN from the coding sequence ATGACCAATGACACGGCGGCGGAGGAGAAAGCGGACGGCGGCGTGCCGTACCGCTCGCGGCGACGCACCCTGATGCGGGCGGGGGTTCCGCTCGCGGTGGCCGCGGTGATCGCCGCCGGTGTCGGGCTGGTGCCCGCGCTGGCCGCCGACGCGCCGCCGGACCTGCCGGCCCTGACGGCGGAGCAGGTGGTGGCCAAGGTGCTCGGCTCGGACGCGCAGGCGCTCTCCGGGACGGTCTCGCTCTCGACCGACCTCGGGGTGCCCAGCCAGCTCATCGGCGCCGCCGCCGGCGGGCTCGGCGCGGCGGCCGGGCACGGCAGTGAGGACGGCAAGGGGTCGTCCGCGGACCCGCAGGCGAAGCTGCTGGGGCTGCTCGGCGGCGACCAGACCCTGCGCGTCGCGGTGGACGGCCCGGACCGCCAGCGGCTCGACCTGCTGGAGAACATGGCCGGCTACACCCTGGTCCACAACGGCGACCAGGCCTGGGCGTGGGACAGCTCCAGCAACCAGGCCGTGCACCTGACCGGCCAGGCCGCCCGGCACAACGGCGCCGAGCACCCCAAGGTTCCGCTGACCGGGGTGCCGGCCACCCCGCAGGAAGCCGCCAAGCAGTTCCTCACCGAGAACGCGGGCACCACCTCGGTCACCGTGGCCGGCACCGCCAAGGTCGCCGGGCAGAACGCCTACCTGCTGAGCGTGAAGCCCACCCAGTCCGGCTCGACCGTCGGCGAGGTCCGGATCGCGGTGGCCGCCGGCAACGGCGTGCCGCTCTCGGTCGTGGTCAGGGCCACCGACGGCGGCACCGTGCTGGACGTCCACTTCACCGACGTCACCTTCGCCACGCCGGCCGCCACGACCTTCGACTTCACCGTGCCCAAGGGCGCCAAGGTGACGGAGCACAAGGCGGACGAGGCACGCGGCCGGGAGAACGGGCCGGGCGGCGCCAAGGACGGTTTCAAGGGCGGTTCCAAGGACGGCTCCAAGGACGGCGACGTCAACGTGATCGGCGAGGGCTGGACCTCGGTGGTCGCCGCGCACCTGCCCAGCGGGCCGGCCGGCGCACCGCAGGACGGCCGGCACGGCGGGAAGGGCGCGTTCCGGGACCCGCAGGCGCTGGTCAAGTCGCTCGGCAAGCCGGTCGCCGGCGGCACCCTGATCAGCACCAAGGTGATCAACGTCCTGGCCACCGACGACGGCCGGGTGTTCGCCGGCGCGGTGACCCTGCCGGTCCTGCAGAGCGCGGCCGGGGTGAACTGA
- a CDS encoding bifunctional FO biosynthesis protein CofGH, with translation MDATAKDESATDGPKPPTEQQPPTENAMRRALRRARDGVALDVAEAAVLLQARGEDLRDLCASAARVRDAGLEAAGRPGVITYSKSVFIPLTRLCRDKCHYCTFATVPGKLRRAGAGMFMSPDEVLEVARRGAELGCKEALITLGDKPEDRWPEAREWLDAHGYDDTIAYVRAMSIRILEETGLLPHLNPGVLSWTDFQRLKPVSASMGMMLETTATRLWSEPGGPHFGSPDKEPAVRLRVLEDAGRSSVPFTSGLLIGIGETYRERAESLFALRRVSRAYHGVQELILQNFRAKPDTAMRGMPDAELDELVATVAVARHIMGPAACLQAPPNLVDGEYERLIGAGIDDWGGVSPLTPDHVNPERPWPQIDRLAERSAAAGFALRERLAVYPEYVRRGEPWLDPRVLPHVRALADPETGLARPDAVVQGHPWQEPEDLPASYGRTDLHTAIDTEGRTGDRRADFEDVYGDWDVLREQVLAEGAPERLAGDLREALAVAADDPTRLTDDQALALFHADGPALDALCRIADDVRRDAVGEDVTYCVTRNINFTNVCYTGCRFCAFAQRRTDADAYTLSLQQVADRAAQAWEVGATEVCMQGGIHPDLPGTAYFDIARAVKERVPGIHVHAFSPMEVVNGATRTGLSVRDWLQQAKEAGLDTIPGTAAEILDDEVRWVLTKGKLPAATWVEVVTTAHELGIRSSSTMMYGHVDTPKHWLGHLRLLAGIQERTGGFTEFVTLPFIHTNAPVYLAGIARPGPTARDNRAVVAMARLLLHPHIPNIQTSWVKLGAEGAAEMLRSGANDLGGTLMEETISRMAGSAYGSHKSVRDLQAIAEAAGRPHRQRTTTYGEVPAERRAAALASDGHLPELLPVLD, from the coding sequence ATGGACGCAACCGCCAAGGACGAATCCGCCACGGACGGACCGAAGCCCCCGACCGAGCAGCAGCCCCCGACGGAGAACGCCATGCGCCGCGCCCTGCGCCGCGCCCGGGACGGCGTCGCGCTCGACGTCGCCGAGGCGGCCGTGCTGCTCCAGGCCAGAGGCGAGGACCTGCGGGATCTCTGCGCGAGCGCCGCCCGGGTACGCGACGCCGGCCTCGAAGCGGCCGGCCGGCCCGGCGTCATCACCTACTCCAAGAGCGTCTTCATCCCGCTCACGCGGCTCTGCCGCGACAAGTGCCACTACTGCACGTTCGCCACCGTCCCCGGCAAGCTGCGCCGGGCCGGGGCGGGGATGTTCATGTCACCCGACGAGGTCCTGGAGGTCGCCCGGCGCGGCGCCGAACTCGGCTGCAAGGAAGCCCTGATCACGCTCGGCGACAAGCCCGAGGACCGCTGGCCCGAGGCCCGCGAGTGGCTGGACGCGCACGGCTACGACGACACCATCGCCTACGTGCGGGCGATGTCCATCCGCATCCTGGAGGAGACCGGCCTGCTCCCGCACCTCAACCCCGGGGTGCTGAGCTGGACGGACTTCCAGCGCCTCAAGCCCGTCTCCGCCTCGATGGGCATGATGCTGGAGACCACCGCCACCCGCCTGTGGAGCGAGCCCGGCGGCCCGCACTTCGGCTCGCCGGACAAGGAACCCGCCGTCCGGCTGCGCGTCCTGGAGGACGCCGGGCGCAGCTCCGTCCCGTTCACCAGCGGTCTGCTGATCGGCATCGGCGAGACGTACCGGGAGCGCGCCGAGTCGCTGTTCGCGCTGCGCCGCGTCTCCCGCGCCTACCACGGTGTCCAGGAGCTGATCCTGCAGAACTTCCGCGCCAAGCCGGACACGGCGATGCGCGGCATGCCGGACGCCGAACTGGACGAGCTGGTCGCCACGGTGGCCGTGGCCCGGCACATCATGGGCCCGGCCGCGTGCCTGCAGGCGCCGCCGAACCTGGTGGACGGCGAGTACGAGCGGCTGATCGGGGCCGGCATCGACGACTGGGGCGGGGTCTCCCCGCTCACCCCGGACCACGTCAACCCCGAGCGCCCGTGGCCGCAGATCGACCGGCTGGCCGAGCGCTCGGCGGCGGCCGGCTTCGCGCTGCGCGAGCGGCTCGCCGTCTACCCCGAGTACGTGCGGCGCGGCGAGCCGTGGCTGGACCCGCGGGTGCTGCCGCACGTGCGGGCGCTTGCCGACCCGGAGACCGGCCTGGCCCGCCCGGACGCCGTGGTCCAGGGCCACCCGTGGCAGGAGCCCGAGGACCTGCCCGCCTCGTACGGGCGGACCGACCTGCACACCGCCATCGACACCGAGGGCCGCACCGGCGACCGCCGGGCCGACTTCGAGGACGTCTACGGCGACTGGGACGTGCTGCGCGAGCAGGTGCTCGCCGAGGGCGCGCCGGAGCGACTCGCCGGGGACCTGCGCGAGGCGCTGGCGGTGGCCGCCGACGACCCGACGCGGCTGACCGACGACCAGGCGCTGGCCCTGTTCCACGCGGACGGCCCGGCTCTGGACGCGCTCTGCCGGATCGCCGACGACGTGCGCCGCGACGCGGTCGGCGAGGACGTCACCTACTGCGTCACGCGGAACATCAACTTCACCAACGTCTGCTACACCGGCTGCCGGTTCTGCGCCTTCGCCCAGCGTCGCACCGACGCGGACGCCTACACGCTGTCGTTGCAGCAGGTCGCCGACCGGGCCGCGCAGGCCTGGGAGGTCGGCGCCACCGAGGTGTGCATGCAGGGCGGCATCCACCCGGACCTGCCCGGCACCGCCTACTTCGACATCGCCCGCGCGGTGAAGGAGCGGGTGCCCGGCATCCACGTGCACGCCTTCTCGCCGATGGAGGTGGTCAACGGCGCGACCCGGACCGGCCTGTCCGTCCGGGACTGGCTCCAGCAGGCCAAGGAGGCCGGCCTGGACACCATCCCGGGCACGGCCGCCGAGATCCTGGACGACGAGGTCCGCTGGGTGCTCACCAAGGGCAAGCTACCGGCCGCCACCTGGGTCGAGGTCGTCACCACCGCGCACGAACTGGGCATCCGCTCCTCGTCGACGATGATGTACGGGCACGTGGACACCCCGAAGCACTGGCTCGGTCACCTGCGGCTGCTCGCCGGGATCCAGGAACGCACCGGCGGGTTCACCGAGTTCGTCACCCTGCCGTTCATCCACACCAACGCGCCGGTCTACCTGGCCGGCATCGCCCGGCCCGGCCCGACCGCCCGGGACAACCGCGCGGTGGTCGCGATGGCCCGGCTGCTGCTGCACCCGCACATCCCCAACATCCAGACCAGCTGGGTCAAGCTGGGCGCCGAGGGCGCGGCCGAGATGCTGCGCTCCGGCGCCAACGACCTCGGCGGCACGCTCATGGAGGAGACCATCTCGCGGATGGCCGGCTCGGCGTACGGGAGCCACAAGTCCGTCCGGGACCTCCAGGCGATCGCCGAGGCGGCGGGCCGCCCGCACCGCCAGCGCACCACCACCTACGGCGAGGTCCCGGCCGAGCGCCGGGCCGCGGCGCTGGCCTCGGACGGGCACCTGCCGGAGCTGCTGCCGGTCCTGGACTGA
- a CDS encoding ADP-ribosylglycohydrolase family protein gives MPLWSRAQQQDFRSRVRGCLLGGAIGDALGAGIEFESLDGIRAQHGPQGVTGYVPAHGRLGAITDDTQLTLFTVDGLIRAHIRRDAGSWHPPTDLHLAYLRWAATQRDWGPDERRPDLGWLGREEWLYARRAPGQGCLSGLTGPDGEWLGTLERPKNPHSKGCGTVVRAAPFGLLTTWEPGLVFQLAVECSVLTHGHPTGYLAAGALAVIVQSIARGGTLEEGVHLALALLSERQGHEETTAALRAALDAVRAGEPSAARVEALGEGWVAEEALAIAVYCALVAHDVRSGLLLAVNHSGDSDSTGAICGGLLGVLHGDTALPPGLVAGLEGRGAILELADDFVMELVHGTELHGQETPEGVGWSARYPVVR, from the coding sequence ATGCCACTGTGGTCACGCGCACAGCAGCAGGACTTCCGCAGCCGGGTGCGGGGCTGCCTGCTCGGCGGCGCTATCGGGGACGCGCTCGGCGCCGGCATCGAGTTCGAGTCGCTGGACGGGATCCGCGCGCAGCACGGCCCGCAGGGCGTCACCGGCTACGTCCCCGCCCACGGGCGGCTCGGCGCGATCACCGACGACACCCAGCTGACGCTCTTCACCGTCGACGGCCTGATCCGCGCCCACATCCGCCGGGACGCCGGCAGCTGGCACCCGCCCACCGACCTGCACCTCGCCTACCTGCGCTGGGCCGCCACCCAGCGCGACTGGGGGCCGGACGAGCGCCGCCCCGACCTCGGCTGGCTCGGCCGCGAGGAGTGGCTGTACGCGCGGCGCGCCCCCGGCCAGGGCTGCCTCTCCGGCCTCACCGGGCCGGACGGCGAATGGCTCGGCACCCTGGAGCGGCCCAAGAACCCGCACTCCAAGGGCTGCGGCACGGTGGTGCGGGCGGCGCCGTTCGGGCTGCTCACCACGTGGGAGCCTGGCCTGGTGTTCCAGCTCGCGGTGGAGTGCTCGGTGCTCACCCACGGCCACCCGACCGGCTACCTCGCGGCGGGCGCGCTCGCGGTGATCGTCCAGAGCATCGCCCGCGGCGGCACCCTGGAGGAGGGCGTCCATCTCGCCCTGGCGCTGCTCTCCGAGCGGCAGGGGCACGAGGAGACCACCGCCGCGCTGCGGGCGGCGCTGGACGCGGTGCGGGCCGGCGAGCCGTCCGCGGCCCGGGTGGAGGCGCTGGGGGAGGGCTGGGTCGCCGAGGAGGCGCTGGCGATCGCGGTGTACTGCGCGCTGGTCGCGCACGACGTGCGCTCCGGCCTGCTGCTGGCCGTCAACCACTCCGGGGACAGCGACTCCACCGGCGCGATCTGCGGCGGCCTGCTCGGGGTGCTGCACGGCGACACCGCGCTGCCGCCCGGTCTGGTGGCCGGGCTGGAGGGCCGCGGGGCGATCCTCGAACTCGCCGACGACTTCGTGATGGAGCTGGTGCACGGCACCGAACTGCACGGCCAGGAGACCCCGGAGGGCGTCGGGTGGTCCGCCCGCTACCCCGTGGTGCGCTGA
- a CDS encoding DUF397 domain-containing protein codes for MSTTHGNGTAWRKSSHSGGNGACVEIATPTAGVVAVRDSKDPQGPRLHFSADAWNSFATAAGTGAFGEL; via the coding sequence ATGAGCACCACCCACGGGAACGGGACGGCCTGGCGGAAGAGCAGCCATAGCGGCGGCAACGGTGCCTGTGTGGAGATCGCCACTCCGACCGCGGGGGTTGTCGCGGTCCGGGACTCCAAGGACCCTCAGGGCCCACGACTGCACTTCTCCGCCGACGCCTGGAACTCCTTCGCCACCGCCGCCGGTACGGGTGCGTTCGGCGAACTCTGA
- a CDS encoding helix-turn-helix domain-containing protein, with amino-acid sequence MSANINPTVRRRRLGSELRKLREGLGMTAEEVAGRLMVSQSKISRLENGRRSISQRDVRDLCDVYKVTDEQMRNSLMEMAKESRQRGWWHDFNDMPTPYSVYIGLEAEASSIRAYESSFVPGLLQTEQYAQAVVEGTQPDTEPLAVQRRVQVRMKRQDRVQGENQLGSLWTVIDEAVLRREVGSREVMAHQLKHMLELSQRPNITIQVIPFSAGAHPGMTGTFSLLEFPESADSTVVYFEGVTSDLYLEKEADVRRYTGLYDHLRAAALGVAESRTLIAEIEEGYHT; translated from the coding sequence GTGTCCGCGAACATCAATCCCACCGTGCGCCGCCGACGCCTCGGCTCGGAGCTGCGCAAGCTCCGCGAGGGCCTCGGGATGACCGCGGAGGAGGTGGCCGGCCGGCTGATGGTCTCCCAGTCGAAGATCAGCCGGCTGGAGAACGGCCGCCGCAGCATCAGCCAGCGGGACGTCCGGGACCTGTGCGACGTGTACAAGGTGACCGACGAGCAGATGCGCAACAGCCTCATGGAGATGGCCAAGGAGTCGCGCCAGCGCGGCTGGTGGCACGACTTCAACGACATGCCGACCCCGTACAGCGTGTACATCGGCCTGGAGGCCGAGGCCTCCTCGATCCGCGCCTACGAGTCCTCGTTCGTCCCCGGCCTCCTGCAGACCGAGCAGTACGCCCAGGCCGTCGTCGAGGGCACCCAGCCGGACACCGAACCGCTCGCCGTCCAGCGCCGGGTGCAGGTGCGGATGAAGCGGCAGGACCGCGTCCAGGGGGAGAACCAGCTCGGCAGCCTCTGGACCGTCATAGACGAGGCGGTGCTGCGCCGCGAGGTCGGCAGCCGCGAGGTGATGGCCCACCAGCTGAAGCACATGCTGGAGTTGAGCCAGCGCCCGAACATCACGATCCAGGTGATCCCGTTCTCGGCCGGCGCCCACCCCGGTATGACCGGGACATTCTCCCTGCTGGAGTTCCCCGAGTCAGCCGATTCCACGGTTGTCTACTTCGAAGGTGTGACAAGTGATCTTTACCTGGAGAAGGAGGCCGATGTCCGCCGCTATACCGGTCTCTACGACCACCTCAGGGCGGCGGCGCTCGGCGTGGCGGAGAGCCGCACGCTGATAGCCGAGATTGAAGAGGGATACCACACATGA
- a CDS encoding GOLPH3/VPS74 family protein has translation MGKSRRTVPEELLLLALDPTTGTTAQPQTLDLGLAGAQLVELSLAGRIVPEGDRIAVVLARPTGDPTLDHALELLRRRGSPVRAAHWIGGPRLGLRQTYLAHLERCGMVTAVPGQVCGVLPTTRYQACDDCTNAAIKQRLDAAIRTGVPPDPRTAALAALAHSVGLGKHLYPGNEGRSSRSRLRDLIRYDPLGGMVAHAVIDVQNGLPAQQNRSPQASGTGAGRSGARAAGRGTGGRVAASRVGVR, from the coding sequence ATGGGCAAGAGCCGCAGAACTGTTCCCGAGGAACTCTTGCTGCTCGCCTTGGACCCGACCACGGGTACCACGGCGCAGCCGCAGACCCTCGACCTCGGACTTGCCGGGGCGCAGCTCGTCGAGCTGTCCCTGGCCGGACGGATCGTACCGGAGGGAGACCGGATTGCCGTCGTGCTCGCACGGCCGACCGGCGACCCGACTCTGGACCACGCACTGGAGCTGCTGCGCCGCCGCGGCAGTCCGGTCCGTGCGGCGCACTGGATCGGCGGGCCCCGGCTGGGGCTTCGGCAGACCTATCTGGCGCACCTGGAGCGCTGCGGCATGGTGACCGCGGTGCCCGGCCAGGTGTGCGGGGTGCTGCCGACGACGCGCTACCAGGCGTGCGACGACTGCACCAACGCCGCGATCAAGCAGCGGCTGGACGCCGCGATCCGCACCGGCGTGCCGCCGGACCCGCGGACGGCCGCGCTCGCCGCGCTGGCGCACTCGGTGGGCCTCGGCAAGCACCTGTACCCGGGCAACGAGGGCCGGTCCTCGCGGTCGAGGCTGCGTGACCTGATCCGGTACGACCCGCTCGGCGGGATGGTCGCGCACGCCGTGATCGACGTGCAGAACGGCCTGCCGGCACAGCAGAACCGTTCGCCCCAGGCCTCCGGGACGGGTGCCGGCCGCTCCGGCGCCCGCGCGGCGGGCCGGGGTACCGGCGGCCGGGTGGCCGCCTCCCGGGTCGGCGTCCGCTGA